From a region of the Pseudanabaena sp. ABRG5-3 genome:
- a CDS encoding IS630 transposase-related protein, protein MAPYSLDLRQKIVATYEAGNTSIREVAKQFQVATKTVQTLLNQYRETGELNHKPLGSQIKSPLEAHREKILKIATEHPDWTLWQYCEEVAEQTGVSVTTGSMCRFFQRHNITLKKRPIAMKR, encoded by the coding sequence ATGGCACCTTACTCACTAGATCTTAGGCAAAAGATCGTAGCAACCTACGAAGCAGGAAATACATCGATTCGTGAAGTAGCTAAGCAATTTCAAGTCGCGACAAAAACAGTGCAAACACTGCTGAATCAATACCGAGAGACAGGAGAACTAAACCACAAACCATTAGGGAGTCAAATCAAAAGTCCGCTCGAAGCCCATCGAGAGAAAATCCTCAAAATTGCGACAGAGCATCCAGATTGGACACTATGGCAGTACTGTGAGGAAGTAGCAGAACAAACAGGAGTATCAGTGACCACGGGCAGTATGTGCCGATTTTTCCAGAGGCATAACATCACGCTAAAAAAAAGACCTATCGCCATGAAAAGGTAA